One genomic segment of Helianthus annuus cultivar XRQ/B chromosome 14, HanXRQr2.0-SUNRISE, whole genome shotgun sequence includes these proteins:
- the LOC110903820 gene encoding probable xyloglucan endotransglucosylase/hydrolase protein 6, giving the protein MTYSSIRFCCNLVYTLFLFGVVTLRVANAKPATFLQDFHITWSDSHIKQLDGGRAIQLILDQNSGCGFASKNKYLFGRVSMKIKLIPGDSAGTVTAFYMNSDTNQIRDELDFEFLGNRSGQPYSVQTNVFAHGKGDREQRINLWFDPAADFHTYSILWNHQHVVFYVDEVPIRVYKNNEAKGIPFPKSQPMGVYSTLWEADDWATRGGLEKIDWNKAPFYAYYKDFDIEGCVIPGPATCASNPSNWWEGATYQHLDSVGAHRYRWVRMNHMVYDYCTDKRRNPVTPPECMAGI; this is encoded by the exons ATGACATATTCATCCATAAGATTTTGTTGCAACCTTGTTTACACTCTTTTCCTATTTGGGGTTGTGACGCTTCGTGTTGCAAACGCGAAACCGGCTACATTTTTACAGGATTTTCATATAACATGGTCTGATTCTCACATCAAGCAACTCGATGGTGGAAGAGCTATCCAACTTATCCTTGACCAAAACTCGG GTTGCGGGTTTGCTTCCAAAAATAAATACTTGTTTGGACGTGTGAGCATGAAGATTAAGCTTATTCCAGGAGATTCTGCTGGCACAGTCACTGCGTTTTAC ATGAACTCGGATACTAATCAAATCCGTGATGAGCTTGATTTTGAGTTTTTGGGGAACCGAAGTGGGCAGCCCTACTCGGTTCAAACTAATGTTTTTGCTCACGGAAAAGGTGATAGAGAACAAAGGATCAACTTGTGGTTTGACCCTGCCGCTGACTTCCATACTTACTCGATTTTATGGAACCATCAACATGTTGT GTTTTACGTCGATGAAGTGCCAATCAGGGTGTACAAGAATAACGAAGCCAAAGGAATACCATTCCCAAAATCGCAGCCAATGGGAGTGTACTCAACATTATGGGAAGCCGATGATTGGGCGACAAGGGGCGGGCTCGAGAAAATAGATTGGAACAAAGCACCCTTTTACGCATATTACAAAGACTTCGATATTGAAGGCTGCGTCATTCCGGGTCCAGCCACATGCGCATCTAACCCGTCTAATTGGTGGGAGGGTGCCACCTATCAACACCTGGACTCCGTTGGCGCTCATCGTTACCGGTGGGTCCGCATGAATCATATGGTTTATGATTATTGCACAGACAAACGCCGGAATCCGGTTACCCCACCGGAATGTATGGCTGGAATTTAG